A genomic segment from Candidatus Rokuibacteriota bacterium encodes:
- a CDS encoding ATPase, whose amino-acid sequence MLFADSEVFGTFKGFNERGLEFAAEIVSPYDASMLDRPQLGQFLLIELGSQEEAALGRITRFVPAGLLAGPEGEDYVNTMQRRQSPVPEDL is encoded by the coding sequence ATGCTCTTTGCGGACTCCGAGGTCTTCGGGACCTTCAAGGGTTTCAACGAGAGAGGTCTCGAGTTTGCGGCCGAGATCGTCTCGCCCTACGACGCGAGCATGCTCGACCGTCCCCAGCTTGGGCAATTCCTGCTGATCGAGCTCGGTTCTCAGGAGGAGGCCGCCCTGGGGCGTATCACACGCTTTGTCCCAGCGGGGCTGCTTGCAGGTCCAGAGGGCGAAGACTACGTCAACACGATGCAGCGCCGGCAGAGTCCGGTCCCGGAGGACTTG